A part of Bdellovibrionales bacterium genomic DNA contains:
- a CDS encoding succinylglutamate desuccinylase/aspartoacylase family protein, translating into MKSFIFGQSELNLPIIGYQVGQGGPNVLILGGVHGDESEGTVAASALLGRLAKGSVPCLRLTIVPLFNVDGILSGQRQNSNGVDLNRNLPTQDWTAAVENPRYFPGNAANSELENQALTGWIERNQPVFILSLHSWKPMLNVNGDCRNIAEVISRLTGYEIQDSIGYPTPGCLGTYCGLERNMPTLTYEIERGLNHKSVVQIHVPAILEGLKVLEV; encoded by the coding sequence GTGAAAAGTTTTATATTTGGTCAATCGGAATTGAATCTGCCAATTATCGGATATCAAGTTGGCCAAGGAGGCCCGAATGTGTTGATTTTAGGGGGCGTGCACGGCGACGAAAGCGAAGGAACCGTTGCTGCCTCGGCTCTCCTCGGAAGACTCGCCAAAGGCTCAGTGCCATGCCTGCGGCTCACCATTGTGCCTTTGTTTAATGTCGACGGTATTCTCAGTGGTCAACGGCAAAATTCCAATGGGGTCGATCTCAATCGCAATCTCCCCACTCAAGACTGGACAGCTGCCGTTGAAAATCCCCGCTATTTTCCCGGGAACGCCGCAAACAGCGAACTCGAGAACCAAGCGCTCACTGGATGGATCGAGAGGAACCAACCCGTTTTCATTCTCAGCCTGCATTCCTGGAAGCCAATGCTCAACGTAAACGGAGATTGCAGGAATATAGCCGAAGTCATCTCTCGACTGACAGGTTACGAAATTCAAGATAGCATTGGCTACCCAACTCCAGGTTGCCTCGGCACCTATTGTGGCCTAGAACGCAATATGCCAACACTCACCTACGAGATAGAACGCGGACTCAACCATAAGAGCGTAGTGCAGATTCACGTCCCCGCCATTCTGGAAGGACTCAAGGTTCTCGAAGTTTGA